Proteins found in one Amphiprion ocellaris isolate individual 3 ecotype Okinawa chromosome 22, ASM2253959v1, whole genome shotgun sequence genomic segment:
- the snx7 gene encoding sorting nexin-7 isoform X2, with protein MSGQTVAADLSGHMLGLDEDEDLEVFTKNSSLADGSPMPNSPGSMVNQYRLEEDEEDQLGAYTKDIFVTVDNPESNVTAIETFIMYRVVTKTTRSEFDSSEYEVRRRYQDFLWLRSRLEENHPTLIVHPLPEKFVMKGMVERFNDDFIETRRKALHRFLNKISEHPILSYSQHFKVFLTAQDLVSQKKQGPGFLSRMGETVRAVANSVRGLRSRPEEFTVMQDYMENFSNKICSVDKVTQRIIKEQREYLDELKQYSPTYTQWAESEEELSQPLKAIASCVERCSKETEEQIHHLSEVLVPTLHEYVLCAETVKAVMRRRDNIQAEFEAKNEALVSRKVDQEALQEEVDGLADRVELANNALRGDWSRWQNGMRTDLRSAFISTAEKNVEHYEKCLAVWESFLLSQREELSQEQVEDAS; from the exons ATGAGCGGACAGACGGTCGCTGCGGATTTGTCAGGACACATGTTGGGCCTGGACGAGGACGAGGACCTGGAGGTTTTCACTAAG AACTCCTCCCTGGCAGATGGAAGCCCCATGCCAAATTCTCCTGGTTCCATGGTCAACCAGTACAGActagaggaggatgaggaggaccaGCTGGGTGCCTACACGAAAGACATCTTCGTCACCGTTGACAACCCAGAGAGTAATGTCACTGCCATCGAGACCTTCATCATGTACAGAGTTGTAACCAAG ACCACACGGAGTGAGTTTGATTCCAGTGAGTATGAAGTACGACGACGCTATCAGGACTTCTTATGGCTCCGAAGCAGACTGGAAGAAAACCACCCAACGCTcattgtccat CCTCTCCCAGAGAAGTTTGTAATGAAAGGCATGGTTGAGCGCTTCAATGATGATTTCATCGAGACCAGGAGGAAAGCCCTGCATCGATTTCTCAACAAGATCTCCGAACATCCTATCCTGTCCTACAGCCAGCACTTCAAAGTCTTCCTCACTGCACAG GACCTGGTGTCTCAAAAGAAACAGGGTCCAGGCTTCCTGAGCAGGATGGGGGAGACGGTGAGGGCAGTGGCCAACTCGGTACGAGGCCTTAGGAGCCGACCAGAGGAATTCACTGTGATGCAGGACTACATGGAGAACTTCAGTAACAAGATCTGCTCTGTGGACAAAGTCACCCAAAGAATCATCAAGGAACAACGAG AGTATCTGGATGAGCTGAAGCAGTACAGCCCCACCTACACCCAGTGGGCGGAGTCAGAGGAGGAGCTGTCACAGCCACTGAAGGCCATTGCTAGCTGTGTGGAGCGATGCAGTAAGGAAACAGAAGAGCAGATTCACCATCTGTCGGAGGTCCTGGTCCCCACGCTGCACGAGTACGTCCTCTGTGCTGAGACAGTGAAG GCTGTGATGAGACGCAGAGACAACATCCAGGCTGAGTTTGAAGCCAAGAACGAGGCCCTGGTGTCCAGAAAAGTCGACCAAGAAGCA CTACAGGAGGAGGTGGATGGTTTAGCGGACCGGGTGGAGTTGGCCAACAATGCCTTACGTGGAGACTGGTCCCGCTGGCAGAACGGCATGAGAACTGACCTCAGATCGGCCTTTATTTCCACCGCTGAGAAGAATGTGGAGCACTACGAGAAG tgtttGGCTGTGTGGGAGTCCTTCCTCCTGTCTCAGAGAGAAGAACTCAGCCAGGAACAAGTGGAAGACGCATCTTAA
- the snx7 gene encoding sorting nexin-7 isoform X1 — MSGQTVAADLSGHMLGLDEDEDLEVFTKNSSLADGSPMPNSPGSMVNQYRLEEDEEDQLGAYTKDIFVTVDNPESNVTAIETFIMYRVVTKTTRSEFDSSEYEVRRRYQDFLWLRSRLEENHPTLIVHPLPEKFVMKGMVERFNDDFIETRRKALHRFLNKISEHPILSYSQHFKVFLTAQDLVSQKKQGPGFLSRMGETVRAVANSVRGLRSRPEEFTVMQDYMENFSNKICSVDKVTQRIIKEQREYLDELKQYSPTYTQWAESEEELSQPLKAIASCVERCSKETEEQIHHLSEVLVPTLHEYVLCAETVKAVMRRRDNIQAEFEAKNEALVSRKVDQEALQEEVDGLADRVELANNALRGDWSRWQNGMRTDLRSAFISTAEKNVEHYEKDNAFIHSTAVSQTSFSVMRKSSMLLRSVWRLKM; from the exons ATGAGCGGACAGACGGTCGCTGCGGATTTGTCAGGACACATGTTGGGCCTGGACGAGGACGAGGACCTGGAGGTTTTCACTAAG AACTCCTCCCTGGCAGATGGAAGCCCCATGCCAAATTCTCCTGGTTCCATGGTCAACCAGTACAGActagaggaggatgaggaggaccaGCTGGGTGCCTACACGAAAGACATCTTCGTCACCGTTGACAACCCAGAGAGTAATGTCACTGCCATCGAGACCTTCATCATGTACAGAGTTGTAACCAAG ACCACACGGAGTGAGTTTGATTCCAGTGAGTATGAAGTACGACGACGCTATCAGGACTTCTTATGGCTCCGAAGCAGACTGGAAGAAAACCACCCAACGCTcattgtccat CCTCTCCCAGAGAAGTTTGTAATGAAAGGCATGGTTGAGCGCTTCAATGATGATTTCATCGAGACCAGGAGGAAAGCCCTGCATCGATTTCTCAACAAGATCTCCGAACATCCTATCCTGTCCTACAGCCAGCACTTCAAAGTCTTCCTCACTGCACAG GACCTGGTGTCTCAAAAGAAACAGGGTCCAGGCTTCCTGAGCAGGATGGGGGAGACGGTGAGGGCAGTGGCCAACTCGGTACGAGGCCTTAGGAGCCGACCAGAGGAATTCACTGTGATGCAGGACTACATGGAGAACTTCAGTAACAAGATCTGCTCTGTGGACAAAGTCACCCAAAGAATCATCAAGGAACAACGAG AGTATCTGGATGAGCTGAAGCAGTACAGCCCCACCTACACCCAGTGGGCGGAGTCAGAGGAGGAGCTGTCACAGCCACTGAAGGCCATTGCTAGCTGTGTGGAGCGATGCAGTAAGGAAACAGAAGAGCAGATTCACCATCTGTCGGAGGTCCTGGTCCCCACGCTGCACGAGTACGTCCTCTGTGCTGAGACAGTGAAG GCTGTGATGAGACGCAGAGACAACATCCAGGCTGAGTTTGAAGCCAAGAACGAGGCCCTGGTGTCCAGAAAAGTCGACCAAGAAGCA CTACAGGAGGAGGTGGATGGTTTAGCGGACCGGGTGGAGTTGGCCAACAATGCCTTACGTGGAGACTGGTCCCGCTGGCAGAACGGCATGAGAACTGACCTCAGATCGGCCTTTATTTCCACCGCTGAGAAGAATGTGGAGCACTACGAGAAG GACAATGCGTTCATCCACAGCACAGCAGTTTCCCAAACCAGTTTCAGTGTGATGAGGAAGTCATCCATGTTGCTAAGGAGCGTatggaggctcaagatgtga